One genomic segment of Strix aluco isolate bStrAlu1 chromosome 14, bStrAlu1.hap1, whole genome shotgun sequence includes these proteins:
- the RIPOR1 gene encoding rho family-interacting cell polarization regulator 1 isoform X6 has product MPGPSMVCGKVTAWLRGGGERSTGGMPASGQAGRPSRSHSTMSLSVRPQRRVLVTKINRSQSFAGVNSTADRPFRNLSPFTPTVSRKTGSRVSRMFSMSHKSPPPKVPQPNRLDEVYEALKKGLTAYLEVHQLELEKLSTQIRESKRNSRLGFLYDLDKQVKSIERFLRRLEFHASKIDELYEAYCIQRRLRDGAHNMVKAYSTGSPGSREARESLAEASKGYKEYTENMCLLENELESQLGEFHVRMKGLAGFARLCAGDQYEIFMKYGRQRWKLRGRIEVNSKQVWDSEEMVFLPLVTEFLSIKVTELKSLANHVVVGNVSCETKDLFAALPQVVAVDINDLGTLKLSLEVTWNPFDKDDQPSAASTVNKASTVNKRFSTYNQSPPDTPSLREQAFYSPGQAANKNGWSLLDIFRETLFEKLSQGCSCSDVSSAELRRWPQQGRNMLRRQEELENGTAWSISSESSDDSSSPQLSGSARHAAHKPIVQPEVQASAPAIEISFSQQPEEAGAGPGASGVSVPPAGSQPEEPGSHKKDAVANGHVPYSRTLSHISEASVDATMEAKAAESPWEPAPSPEDTGTGKQDVDPLPSASVAAATAGQDRGAEAKPRATVAWATTCEVEASGAELVQSQALAQGGTRIPVALAQASAEERPVPAPPLPAAIPEVPRGKVVDSGLEEAIGLLGSALEDYRGQFPELQPLERELKRLEEMLLQKQGVFLSRASSISLTVEHALESFSFLNTSDMEDSEGSEEEPLQDERRAGRPRRGSRAPSTGETGADDTGMCSGSEASTDPMSTGNEFLDKALVLHLNNCNRLLLKLGTFGPLRCREMYALDRLLREAQVLEIVCQLTEERAGAAGSAAEVVQFSTRKEGVLPLWDHCVEVPNIYTCPVERFLQVLSTQYAAPISERHPGLADVVCVKLVEDVLDRRLPRRPGSTQSEQVTIFQYWSHFESLSALVLDTYMMELTEEALLAQNLNSDDQDVVLRALKRIPEARLKKEGLKALSLLLVEGNSKVVSAVSAQLRSLAENPRFRQRALVCYLEQLEDEEMQTRVAGCAALGCLKAKESIEQLVYLCQTDKEPVREAAKQSLMLCGEDGKSAHRRLEETLDSLPRIFAPASMASTAF; this is encoded by the exons ATGCCTGGCCCCAGCATGGTGTGCGGGAAGGTGACGGCAtggctgcggggcggcggggagcgcaGCACCGGGGGGATGCCCGCCAGCGGCCAAGCAG GGAGGCCCTCCAGGTCACACTCAACGATGTCACTGTCTGTGCGCCCGCAGCGCCGAGTCCTTGTCACCAAGATCAATAGGAGCCAGTCCTTTGCTGGAGTGAACTCGACGGCCGACCGGCCCTTCAG GAACCTCTCACCCTTCACCCCCACTGTCTCCCGCAAGACTGGCTCCAGGGTCAGTAGGATGTTTTCAATGTCCCACAAATCCCCACCACCCAAGGTGCCTCAGCCCAACCGCCTGGATGAGGTGTATGAAGCTCTCAAGAAGGGCCTGAC AGCCTACCTGGAGGTGCAccagctggagctggagaagcTCAGCACACAGATCCGTGAGTCCAAGAGGAATTCGCGCCTG ggCTTTCTCTACGATCTGGATAAG CAAGTGAAGTCAATCGAGCGTTTCCTGCGTCGCCTGGAGTTTCATGCTAGCAAG ATAGATGAACTCTACGAGGCTTATTGCATCCAGCGGCGGCTCCGCGATGGAGCCCACAACATGGTCAAGGCTTACAGCACGGGCTCGCCGGGCAGCCGAGAGGCACGCGAGAGCCTGGCTGAGGCCAGCAAGGGCTACAAGGAGTACACAGAG AACATGTGCCTGTTGGAGAATGAGCTGGAGAGCCAGCTGGGCGAGTTCCATGTCAGGATGAAAG GACTGGCAGGCTTTGCCCGGCTCTGTGCTGGTGACCAGTATGAG ATCTTCATGAAATATGGCCGGCAGCGCTGGAAGCTGCGGGGGCGCATCGAGGTGAACAGCAAGCAGGTGTGGGACAGCGAGGAAATGGTTTTCTTGCCCCTCGTCACTGAGTTCCTCTCCATCAAG gTGACGGAGCTAAAGAGCCTGGCCAACCATGTTGTGGTGGGCAATGTGTCCTGCGAGACCAAGGACCTCTTTGCAGCTCTGCCCCAGGTAGTGGCTGTGGATATCAACGACTTGGGCACCCTCAAACTCAGCCTGGAGGTGACCTGGAA CCCCTTCGACAAGGATGACCAGCCCTCGGCAGCCAGCACCGTCAACAAGGCCTCCACAGTGAACAAGAGGTTCTCCACCTACAACCAGAGCCCGCCTGACACGCCATCCCTGCGGGAACAGGCTTTCTAC AGCCCGGGGCAGGCAGCCAACAAGAATGGTTGGTCCTTGCTGGACATCTTTCGGGAGACACTCTTCGAGAAGCTGTCTcagggctgctcctgcagcgACGTCTCCTCGGCCGAGCTCAGGAGATGGCCGCAGCAGGGCCGC AACATGTTGCGGcgccaggaggagctggagaacGGCACAGCCTGGTCCATCTCCTCCGAGTCCTCGGACGACTCCTCCAGCCCCCAGCTGTCTGGCAGCGCCCGCCATGCCGCGCACAAGCCCATTGTGCAGCCCGAGGTGCAGGCCTCTGCCCCCGCCATCGAGATATCCTTCTCCCAGCAGCCGgaggaggctggggcagggcctGGGGCCAGCGGTGTCAGTGTCCCCCCCGCCGGGAGTCAGCCAGAGGAGCCAGGCAGCCATAAGAAGGATGCGGTGGCCAACGGGCACGTACCCTACTCCCGGACTCTGAGCCACATCAGTGAGGCCAGCGTGGATGCCACGATGGAGGCCAAGGCTGCAGAGAGCCCCTGGGAGCCCGCGCCCAGCCCCGAGGACACTGGGACGGGCAAGCAGGACGTGGACCCCCTCCCCAGCGCCTCGGTGGCAGCCGCCACAGCAGGGCAAGACAGGGGTGCTGAGGCCAAGCCCCGGGCCACCGTGGCGTGGGCCACCACCTGCGAGGTGGAGGCCAGCGGGGCTGAGCTGGTGCAGAGCCAGGCACTGGCACAGGGTGGCACCAGGATCCCGGTGGCGCTGGCACAAGCCTCTGCGGAGGAAAGGCCCGTCCCGGCTCCACCACTGCCTGCTGCCATCCCCGAGGTGCCACGGGGGAAGGTGGTGGATTCGGGTCTGGAGGAGGCCATCGGTCTCCTGGGCTCGGCCCTGGAAGACTATCGGGGGCAGTTCCCGGAGCTGCAGCCCCTCGAACGGGAGCTCAAGCGcctggaggagatgctgctg CAGAAGCAGGGTGTCTTCCTCAGCCGGGCCTCCAGCATCAGCCTGACGGTGGAACATGCGCTGGAGAGCTTCAGCTTCCTCAACACCTCTGACATGGAAGACTCGGAGGGCTCCGAGGAGGAGCCTCTCCAAGATGAGAG GAGGGCCGGCAGACCCCGGCGCGGCAGCAGAGCTCCCAGCACCGGCGAGACGGGAGCAGATGACACCGGGATGTGCAGCGGCTCCGAGGCCAGCACCGACCCCATGAGCACCGGCAACGAATTCCTGGATAAGGCTCTGGTGCTTCACCTCAACAACTgcaaccgcctgctgctg AAACTGGGCACCTTCGGTCCACTGCGGTGCCGAGAGATGTATGCCCTGGACAGGCTGCTGCGGGAGGCGCAGGTGCTGGAGATCGTGTGCCAGCTGACGGAGGAGCGAGCAGGAGCAGCCGGCTCTGCCGCAGAAG TGGTGCAGTTCTCAACACGGAAGGAGGGCGTGCTGCCCCTCTGGGACCACTGCGTGGAGGTGCCCAACATCTACACCTGCCCTGTGGAGCGGTTCCTgcaggtgctcagcacccagTATGCAGCACCCATCAGTGAGCGGCACCCTGGCCTGGCTGATGTCG TGTGTGTGAAACTGGTAGAGGATGTGCTGGATCGGCGGCTGCCCCGGCGACCTGGCAGCACCCAGAGTGAGCAGGTCACCATCTTCCAGTACTGGAGCCACTTTGAGTCACTCAGCGCCCTGGTGCTCGACACCTACATGATGGAGCTGACAGAGGAAG CGCTGCTGGCGCAGAACCTCAACTCGGACGACCAGGACGTGGTGCTGCGTGCCCTGAAGCGCATACCCGAGGCTCGCCTGAAGAAAGAGGGACTGAAAGCGCTGAGCCTGCTCCTCGTGGAGGGCAACAGCAAGGTGGTGAGCGCCGTGTCAGCCCAGCTCCGCAGCCTGGCAGAAAACCCCCGCTTCCGCCAACGG GCTCTCGTGTGCTACCTGGAGCAGCTGGAGGATGAGGAGATGCAGACGCGTGTGGCAGGGTGTGCGGCGCTGGGCTGCCTGAAG GCCAAGGAGAGCATCGAGCAGCTGGTTTACCTGTGCCAAACCGACAAGGAGCCTGTGCGGGAGGCAGCCAAGCAGAGCCTGATGCTGTGCG GGGAAGATGGTAAATCAGCTCACCGGCGGCTGGAGGAGACCCTGGACAGCCTCCCGAGGATCTTTGCACCAGCCAGCATGGCCAGTACAGCTTTCTGA
- the RIPOR1 gene encoding rho family-interacting cell polarization regulator 1 isoform X7 yields the protein MNGKQKGRPSRSHSTMSLSVRPQRRVLVTKINRSQSFAGVNSTADRPFRNLSPFTPTVSRKTGSRVSRMFSMSHKSPPPKVPQPNRLDEVYEALKKGLTAYLEVHQLELEKLSTQIRESKRNSRLGFLYDLDKQVKSIERFLRRLEFHASKIDELYEAYCIQRRLRDGAHNMVKAYSTGSPGSREARESLAEASKGYKEYTENMCLLENELESQLGEFHVRMKGLAGFARLCAGDQYEIFMKYGRQRWKLRGRIEVNSKQVWDSEEMVFLPLVTEFLSIKVTELKSLANHVVVGNVSCETKDLFAALPQVVAVDINDLGTLKLSLEVTWNPFDKDDQPSAASTVNKASTVNKRFSTYNQSPPDTPSLREQAFYNMLRRQEELENGTAWSISSESSDDSSSPQLSGSARHAAHKPIVQPEVQASAPAIEISFSQQPEEAGAGPGASGVSVPPAGSQPEEPGSHKKDAVANGHVPYSRTLSHISEASVDATMEAKAAESPWEPAPSPEDTGTGKQDVDPLPSASVAAATAGQDRGAEAKPRATVAWATTCEVEASGAELVQSQALAQGGTRIPVALAQASAEERPVPAPPLPAAIPEVPRGKVVDSGLEEAIGLLGSALEDYRGQFPELQPLERELKRLEEMLLQKQGVFLSRASSISLTVEHALESFSFLNTSDMEDSEGSEEEPLQDERRAGRPRRGSRAPSTGETGADDTGMCSGSEASTDPMSTGNEFLDKALVLHLNNCNRLLLKLGTFGPLRCREMYALDRLLREAQVLEIVCQLTEERAGAAGSAAEVVQFSTRKEGVLPLWDHCVEVPNIYTCPVERFLQVLSTQYAAPISERHPGLADVVCVKLVEDVLDRRLPRRPGSTQSEQVTIFQYWSHFESLSALVLDTYMMELTEEALLAQNLNSDDQDVVLRALKRIPEARLKKEGLKALSLLLVEGNSKVVSAVSAQLRSLAENPRFRQRALVCYLEQLEDEEMQTRVAGCAALGCLKAKESIEQLVYLCQTDKEPVREAAKQSLMLCGEDGKSAHRRLEETLDSLPRIFAPASMASTAF from the exons ATGAACGGCAAACAGAAAG GGAGGCCCTCCAGGTCACACTCAACGATGTCACTGTCTGTGCGCCCGCAGCGCCGAGTCCTTGTCACCAAGATCAATAGGAGCCAGTCCTTTGCTGGAGTGAACTCGACGGCCGACCGGCCCTTCAG GAACCTCTCACCCTTCACCCCCACTGTCTCCCGCAAGACTGGCTCCAGGGTCAGTAGGATGTTTTCAATGTCCCACAAATCCCCACCACCCAAGGTGCCTCAGCCCAACCGCCTGGATGAGGTGTATGAAGCTCTCAAGAAGGGCCTGAC AGCCTACCTGGAGGTGCAccagctggagctggagaagcTCAGCACACAGATCCGTGAGTCCAAGAGGAATTCGCGCCTG ggCTTTCTCTACGATCTGGATAAG CAAGTGAAGTCAATCGAGCGTTTCCTGCGTCGCCTGGAGTTTCATGCTAGCAAG ATAGATGAACTCTACGAGGCTTATTGCATCCAGCGGCGGCTCCGCGATGGAGCCCACAACATGGTCAAGGCTTACAGCACGGGCTCGCCGGGCAGCCGAGAGGCACGCGAGAGCCTGGCTGAGGCCAGCAAGGGCTACAAGGAGTACACAGAG AACATGTGCCTGTTGGAGAATGAGCTGGAGAGCCAGCTGGGCGAGTTCCATGTCAGGATGAAAG GACTGGCAGGCTTTGCCCGGCTCTGTGCTGGTGACCAGTATGAG ATCTTCATGAAATATGGCCGGCAGCGCTGGAAGCTGCGGGGGCGCATCGAGGTGAACAGCAAGCAGGTGTGGGACAGCGAGGAAATGGTTTTCTTGCCCCTCGTCACTGAGTTCCTCTCCATCAAG gTGACGGAGCTAAAGAGCCTGGCCAACCATGTTGTGGTGGGCAATGTGTCCTGCGAGACCAAGGACCTCTTTGCAGCTCTGCCCCAGGTAGTGGCTGTGGATATCAACGACTTGGGCACCCTCAAACTCAGCCTGGAGGTGACCTGGAA CCCCTTCGACAAGGATGACCAGCCCTCGGCAGCCAGCACCGTCAACAAGGCCTCCACAGTGAACAAGAGGTTCTCCACCTACAACCAGAGCCCGCCTGACACGCCATCCCTGCGGGAACAGGCTTTCTAC AACATGTTGCGGcgccaggaggagctggagaacGGCACAGCCTGGTCCATCTCCTCCGAGTCCTCGGACGACTCCTCCAGCCCCCAGCTGTCTGGCAGCGCCCGCCATGCCGCGCACAAGCCCATTGTGCAGCCCGAGGTGCAGGCCTCTGCCCCCGCCATCGAGATATCCTTCTCCCAGCAGCCGgaggaggctggggcagggcctGGGGCCAGCGGTGTCAGTGTCCCCCCCGCCGGGAGTCAGCCAGAGGAGCCAGGCAGCCATAAGAAGGATGCGGTGGCCAACGGGCACGTACCCTACTCCCGGACTCTGAGCCACATCAGTGAGGCCAGCGTGGATGCCACGATGGAGGCCAAGGCTGCAGAGAGCCCCTGGGAGCCCGCGCCCAGCCCCGAGGACACTGGGACGGGCAAGCAGGACGTGGACCCCCTCCCCAGCGCCTCGGTGGCAGCCGCCACAGCAGGGCAAGACAGGGGTGCTGAGGCCAAGCCCCGGGCCACCGTGGCGTGGGCCACCACCTGCGAGGTGGAGGCCAGCGGGGCTGAGCTGGTGCAGAGCCAGGCACTGGCACAGGGTGGCACCAGGATCCCGGTGGCGCTGGCACAAGCCTCTGCGGAGGAAAGGCCCGTCCCGGCTCCACCACTGCCTGCTGCCATCCCCGAGGTGCCACGGGGGAAGGTGGTGGATTCGGGTCTGGAGGAGGCCATCGGTCTCCTGGGCTCGGCCCTGGAAGACTATCGGGGGCAGTTCCCGGAGCTGCAGCCCCTCGAACGGGAGCTCAAGCGcctggaggagatgctgctg CAGAAGCAGGGTGTCTTCCTCAGCCGGGCCTCCAGCATCAGCCTGACGGTGGAACATGCGCTGGAGAGCTTCAGCTTCCTCAACACCTCTGACATGGAAGACTCGGAGGGCTCCGAGGAGGAGCCTCTCCAAGATGAGAG GAGGGCCGGCAGACCCCGGCGCGGCAGCAGAGCTCCCAGCACCGGCGAGACGGGAGCAGATGACACCGGGATGTGCAGCGGCTCCGAGGCCAGCACCGACCCCATGAGCACCGGCAACGAATTCCTGGATAAGGCTCTGGTGCTTCACCTCAACAACTgcaaccgcctgctgctg AAACTGGGCACCTTCGGTCCACTGCGGTGCCGAGAGATGTATGCCCTGGACAGGCTGCTGCGGGAGGCGCAGGTGCTGGAGATCGTGTGCCAGCTGACGGAGGAGCGAGCAGGAGCAGCCGGCTCTGCCGCAGAAG TGGTGCAGTTCTCAACACGGAAGGAGGGCGTGCTGCCCCTCTGGGACCACTGCGTGGAGGTGCCCAACATCTACACCTGCCCTGTGGAGCGGTTCCTgcaggtgctcagcacccagTATGCAGCACCCATCAGTGAGCGGCACCCTGGCCTGGCTGATGTCG TGTGTGTGAAACTGGTAGAGGATGTGCTGGATCGGCGGCTGCCCCGGCGACCTGGCAGCACCCAGAGTGAGCAGGTCACCATCTTCCAGTACTGGAGCCACTTTGAGTCACTCAGCGCCCTGGTGCTCGACACCTACATGATGGAGCTGACAGAGGAAG CGCTGCTGGCGCAGAACCTCAACTCGGACGACCAGGACGTGGTGCTGCGTGCCCTGAAGCGCATACCCGAGGCTCGCCTGAAGAAAGAGGGACTGAAAGCGCTGAGCCTGCTCCTCGTGGAGGGCAACAGCAAGGTGGTGAGCGCCGTGTCAGCCCAGCTCCGCAGCCTGGCAGAAAACCCCCGCTTCCGCCAACGG GCTCTCGTGTGCTACCTGGAGCAGCTGGAGGATGAGGAGATGCAGACGCGTGTGGCAGGGTGTGCGGCGCTGGGCTGCCTGAAG GCCAAGGAGAGCATCGAGCAGCTGGTTTACCTGTGCCAAACCGACAAGGAGCCTGTGCGGGAGGCAGCCAAGCAGAGCCTGATGCTGTGCG GGGAAGATGGTAAATCAGCTCACCGGCGGCTGGAGGAGACCCTGGACAGCCTCCCGAGGATCTTTGCACCAGCCAGCATGGCCAGTACAGCTTTCTGA
- the RIPOR1 gene encoding rho family-interacting cell polarization regulator 1 isoform X5 — protein MSLSVRPQRRVLVTKINRSQSFAGVNSTADRPFRNLSPFTPTVSRKTGSRVSRMFSMSHKSPPPKVPQPNRLDEVYEALKKGLTAYLEVHQLELEKLSTQIRESKRNSRLGFLYDLDKQVKSIERFLRRLEFHASKIDELYEAYCIQRRLRDGAHNMVKAYSTGSPGSREARESLAEASKGYKEYTENMCLLENELESQLGEFHVRMKGLAGFARLCAGDQYEIFMKYGRQRWKLRGRIEVNSKQVWDSEEMVFLPLVTEFLSIKVTELKSLANHVVVGNVSCETKDLFAALPQVVAVDINDLGTLKLSLEVTWNPFDKDDQPSAASTVNKASTVNKRFSTYNQSPPDTPSLREQAFYSPGQAANKNGWSLLDIFRETLFEKLSQGCSCSDVSSAELRRWPQQGRNMLRRQEELENGTAWSISSESSDDSSSPQLSGSARHAAHKPIVQPEVQASAPAIEISFSQQPEEAGAGPGASGVSVPPAGSQPEEPGSHKKDAVANGHVPYSRTLSHISEASVDATMEAKAAESPWEPAPSPEDTGTGKQDVDPLPSASVAAATAGQDRGAEAKPRATVAWATTCEVEASGAELVQSQALAQGGTRIPVALAQASAEERPVPAPPLPAAIPEVPRGKVVDSGLEEAIGLLGSALEDYRGQFPELQPLERELKRLEEMLLQKQGVFLSRASSISLTVEHALESFSFLNTSDMEDSEGSEEEPLQDERRAGRPRRGSRAPSTGETGADDTGMCSGSEASTDPMSTGNEFLDKALVLHLNNCNRLLLKLGTFGPLRCREMYALDRLLREAQVLEIVCQLTEERAGAAGSAAEVVQFSTRKEGVLPLWDHCVEVPNIYTCPVERFLQVLSTQYAAPISERHPGLADVVCVKLVEDVLDRRLPRRPGSTQSEQVTIFQYWSHFESLSALVLDTYMMELTEEALLAQNLNSDDQDVVLRALKRIPEARLKKEGLKALSLLLVEGNSKVVSAVSAQLRSLAENPRFRQRALVCYLEQLEDEEMQTRVAGCAALGCLKAKESIEQLVYLCQTDKEPVREAAKQSLMLCGEDGKSAHRRLEETLDSLPRIFAPASMASTAF, from the exons ATGTCACTGTCTGTGCGCCCGCAGCGCCGAGTCCTTGTCACCAAGATCAATAGGAGCCAGTCCTTTGCTGGAGTGAACTCGACGGCCGACCGGCCCTTCAG GAACCTCTCACCCTTCACCCCCACTGTCTCCCGCAAGACTGGCTCCAGGGTCAGTAGGATGTTTTCAATGTCCCACAAATCCCCACCACCCAAGGTGCCTCAGCCCAACCGCCTGGATGAGGTGTATGAAGCTCTCAAGAAGGGCCTGAC AGCCTACCTGGAGGTGCAccagctggagctggagaagcTCAGCACACAGATCCGTGAGTCCAAGAGGAATTCGCGCCTG ggCTTTCTCTACGATCTGGATAAG CAAGTGAAGTCAATCGAGCGTTTCCTGCGTCGCCTGGAGTTTCATGCTAGCAAG ATAGATGAACTCTACGAGGCTTATTGCATCCAGCGGCGGCTCCGCGATGGAGCCCACAACATGGTCAAGGCTTACAGCACGGGCTCGCCGGGCAGCCGAGAGGCACGCGAGAGCCTGGCTGAGGCCAGCAAGGGCTACAAGGAGTACACAGAG AACATGTGCCTGTTGGAGAATGAGCTGGAGAGCCAGCTGGGCGAGTTCCATGTCAGGATGAAAG GACTGGCAGGCTTTGCCCGGCTCTGTGCTGGTGACCAGTATGAG ATCTTCATGAAATATGGCCGGCAGCGCTGGAAGCTGCGGGGGCGCATCGAGGTGAACAGCAAGCAGGTGTGGGACAGCGAGGAAATGGTTTTCTTGCCCCTCGTCACTGAGTTCCTCTCCATCAAG gTGACGGAGCTAAAGAGCCTGGCCAACCATGTTGTGGTGGGCAATGTGTCCTGCGAGACCAAGGACCTCTTTGCAGCTCTGCCCCAGGTAGTGGCTGTGGATATCAACGACTTGGGCACCCTCAAACTCAGCCTGGAGGTGACCTGGAA CCCCTTCGACAAGGATGACCAGCCCTCGGCAGCCAGCACCGTCAACAAGGCCTCCACAGTGAACAAGAGGTTCTCCACCTACAACCAGAGCCCGCCTGACACGCCATCCCTGCGGGAACAGGCTTTCTAC AGCCCGGGGCAGGCAGCCAACAAGAATGGTTGGTCCTTGCTGGACATCTTTCGGGAGACACTCTTCGAGAAGCTGTCTcagggctgctcctgcagcgACGTCTCCTCGGCCGAGCTCAGGAGATGGCCGCAGCAGGGCCGC AACATGTTGCGGcgccaggaggagctggagaacGGCACAGCCTGGTCCATCTCCTCCGAGTCCTCGGACGACTCCTCCAGCCCCCAGCTGTCTGGCAGCGCCCGCCATGCCGCGCACAAGCCCATTGTGCAGCCCGAGGTGCAGGCCTCTGCCCCCGCCATCGAGATATCCTTCTCCCAGCAGCCGgaggaggctggggcagggcctGGGGCCAGCGGTGTCAGTGTCCCCCCCGCCGGGAGTCAGCCAGAGGAGCCAGGCAGCCATAAGAAGGATGCGGTGGCCAACGGGCACGTACCCTACTCCCGGACTCTGAGCCACATCAGTGAGGCCAGCGTGGATGCCACGATGGAGGCCAAGGCTGCAGAGAGCCCCTGGGAGCCCGCGCCCAGCCCCGAGGACACTGGGACGGGCAAGCAGGACGTGGACCCCCTCCCCAGCGCCTCGGTGGCAGCCGCCACAGCAGGGCAAGACAGGGGTGCTGAGGCCAAGCCCCGGGCCACCGTGGCGTGGGCCACCACCTGCGAGGTGGAGGCCAGCGGGGCTGAGCTGGTGCAGAGCCAGGCACTGGCACAGGGTGGCACCAGGATCCCGGTGGCGCTGGCACAAGCCTCTGCGGAGGAAAGGCCCGTCCCGGCTCCACCACTGCCTGCTGCCATCCCCGAGGTGCCACGGGGGAAGGTGGTGGATTCGGGTCTGGAGGAGGCCATCGGTCTCCTGGGCTCGGCCCTGGAAGACTATCGGGGGCAGTTCCCGGAGCTGCAGCCCCTCGAACGGGAGCTCAAGCGcctggaggagatgctgctg CAGAAGCAGGGTGTCTTCCTCAGCCGGGCCTCCAGCATCAGCCTGACGGTGGAACATGCGCTGGAGAGCTTCAGCTTCCTCAACACCTCTGACATGGAAGACTCGGAGGGCTCCGAGGAGGAGCCTCTCCAAGATGAGAG GAGGGCCGGCAGACCCCGGCGCGGCAGCAGAGCTCCCAGCACCGGCGAGACGGGAGCAGATGACACCGGGATGTGCAGCGGCTCCGAGGCCAGCACCGACCCCATGAGCACCGGCAACGAATTCCTGGATAAGGCTCTGGTGCTTCACCTCAACAACTgcaaccgcctgctgctg AAACTGGGCACCTTCGGTCCACTGCGGTGCCGAGAGATGTATGCCCTGGACAGGCTGCTGCGGGAGGCGCAGGTGCTGGAGATCGTGTGCCAGCTGACGGAGGAGCGAGCAGGAGCAGCCGGCTCTGCCGCAGAAG TGGTGCAGTTCTCAACACGGAAGGAGGGCGTGCTGCCCCTCTGGGACCACTGCGTGGAGGTGCCCAACATCTACACCTGCCCTGTGGAGCGGTTCCTgcaggtgctcagcacccagTATGCAGCACCCATCAGTGAGCGGCACCCTGGCCTGGCTGATGTCG TGTGTGTGAAACTGGTAGAGGATGTGCTGGATCGGCGGCTGCCCCGGCGACCTGGCAGCACCCAGAGTGAGCAGGTCACCATCTTCCAGTACTGGAGCCACTTTGAGTCACTCAGCGCCCTGGTGCTCGACACCTACATGATGGAGCTGACAGAGGAAG CGCTGCTGGCGCAGAACCTCAACTCGGACGACCAGGACGTGGTGCTGCGTGCCCTGAAGCGCATACCCGAGGCTCGCCTGAAGAAAGAGGGACTGAAAGCGCTGAGCCTGCTCCTCGTGGAGGGCAACAGCAAGGTGGTGAGCGCCGTGTCAGCCCAGCTCCGCAGCCTGGCAGAAAACCCCCGCTTCCGCCAACGG GCTCTCGTGTGCTACCTGGAGCAGCTGGAGGATGAGGAGATGCAGACGCGTGTGGCAGGGTGTGCGGCGCTGGGCTGCCTGAAG GCCAAGGAGAGCATCGAGCAGCTGGTTTACCTGTGCCAAACCGACAAGGAGCCTGTGCGGGAGGCAGCCAAGCAGAGCCTGATGCTGTGCG GGGAAGATGGTAAATCAGCTCACCGGCGGCTGGAGGAGACCCTGGACAGCCTCCCGAGGATCTTTGCACCAGCCAGCATGGCCAGTACAGCTTTCTGA